DNA from Helicobacter pylori:
TATTTGGCTTATACCCAAACTAACTGGTTTCAAATTTACAATAACCCTCAATCCGCCCCCATGCGAATGATCAATTTCATGCCTGAACTCATCTATGTTTATCCTATTAATTTTAAACCTTTTGGGGGTAAAATAGGGAATTTTTCTGAGATTTGGATAGGTTGGCAACACATTTCTAATGGCGTGGGGGGTGCACAATGCTATCAACCTTTTAATAAAGAAGGCAATCCTGAAAACCAGTTTCCAGGAGAGCCTGTAATCGTTAAAAATTATAACGGGCAAAAAGACGTGCGCTGGGGGGGTGTCGCTCTGTGAGTGCGGGGCAACGCCCTGTGTTTCGTTTGGTGTGGGAAAAGGGGGGCTTGAAAATCATGGTCGCTTATTGGCCCTATGTCCCTTATGATCAATCCAACCCTAATTTGATTGATTACATGGGGTATGGTAACGCTAAAATAGATTACAGGAGAGGGCGCCATCATTTTGAATTGCAGCTTTATGATATCTTCACGCAATACTGGCGTTATGATCGCTGGCATGGGGCTTTCCGCTTAGGCTATACCTACCGCATTAACCCTTTTGTAGGGATTTATGCGCAATGGTTTAACGGCTATGGCGATGGCTTGTATGAATACGATGTTTTTTCCAATCGTATAGGGGTAGGAATACGCTTAAACCCTTAAAAAAACGCTCTTTTATGCTATAATAAGACTAAAAATTCAAGGGGATTATTCAATTATGAAAATCAGTGTTAGTAAAAACGATTTGGAAAACACTTTGCGCTACTTGCAAGCTTTTTTGGATAAAAAGGACGCTTCTTCTATCGCTTCACACATCCATTTAGAAGTCATTAAAGAAAAGCTTTTTTTAAAAGCCAGCGATTCAGATATTGGGCTAAAAAGCTATATTTTTACGCAATCTAGCGATAAAGAGGGCGTTGGCACGATCAACGGGAAAAAGTTTTTAGATATTATTTCATGTTTGAAAGACTCTAATATTATTTTAGAGACTAAAGATGACAGCTTGGTGATCAAACAAAATAAAAGCTCTTTCAAACTCCCCATGTTTGACGCTGATGAGTTCCCTGAATTCCCTGTTATTGAGCCAAAAGTGAGTTTAGAAGTCAATGCCCCCTTTTTAACAGATGCGTTTAAAAAGATCGCTCCTGTGATTGAGCAAACCAGCCATAAAAGGGAATTAGCCGGTATTTTAATGCAATTTGATCAAAAACATCAAACCCTTTCAGTAGTAGGCACGGATACCAAACGGCTCTCTTACACGCAGTTAGAAAAAATCTCTATCCATTCCACTGAAGAAGATATCTCTTGTATTTTACCTAAAAGAGCTTTATTAGAAATCCTTAAGCTTTTTTATGAAAATTTCAGTTTTAAAAGCGATGGCATGTTAGCAGTAATTGAAAACGAAACGCACGCTTTTTTCACCAAGCTCATTGATGGGAATTACCCTGATTATCAAAAAATCCTCCCTAAAGAATACACTTCTTCTTTCACTTTAGGCAAGGAAGAATTTAAAGAGAGCATTAAATTGTGCAGTTCTTTAAGCTCCACCATTAAACTCACTTTAGAAAAAAACAACGCTTTGTTTGAATCTTTGGATTCTGAGCATAGCGAAACGGCTAAAACCTCTGTTGAGATTGAAAAAGGTTTGGATATTGAAAAAGCCTTTCATTTGGGCGTGAACGCGAAATTTTTCCTTGAAGCCTTAAACGCTTTAGGGACAACGCAATTCGTTTTAAAATGCAATGAGCCTTCTTCGCCTTTTTTGATCCAAGAGCCTCTTGATGAAAAGCAAAGCCACCTGAACGCTAAAATTTCCACTTTGATGATGCCAATCACACTATAAAGGCTGATTTGAATGCAAAATTACCAGAGCCATAGTATTAAGGTTTTAAAAGGCTTAGAGGGGGTTAGGAAACGCCCTGGAATGTATATTGGCGATACCAATGTGGGTGGGTTGCACCACATGGTGTATGAAGTCGTGGATAACGCTGTAGATGAGAGCATGGCGGGTTTTTGCGATACGATTAATATCACTTTGACTGATGAGGGTTCATGCATTGTAGAAGATAACGGGCGAGGCATTCCTGTAGATATTCACCCCACGGAAAAAATCCCCGCTTGCACCGTGGTTTTAACGATTTTG
Protein-coding regions in this window:
- the dnaN gene encoding DNA polymerase III subunit beta; the protein is MKISVSKNDLENTLRYLQAFLDKKDASSIASHIHLEVIKEKLFLKASDSDIGLKSYIFTQSSDKEGVGTINGKKFLDIISCLKDSNIILETKDDSLVIKQNKSSFKLPMFDADEFPEFPVIEPKVSLEVNAPFLTDAFKKIAPVIEQTSHKRELAGILMQFDQKHQTLSVVGTDTKRLSYTQLEKISIHSTEEDISCILPKRALLEILKLFYENFSFKSDGMLAVIENETHAFFTKLIDGNYPDYQKILPKEYTSSFTLGKEEFKESIKLCSSLSSTIKLTLEKNNALFESLDSEHSETAKTSVEIEKGLDIEKAFHLGVNAKFFLEALNALGTTQFVLKCNEPSSPFLIQEPLDEKQSHLNAKISTLMMPITL